A stretch of DNA from Candidatus Eremiobacteraceae bacterium:
CGCCGCCCGCGACGATGACGCACTTCTTCGAGGGCGCGTAGTCCTTCGCAAGCGCCTCGAAGCGTTCGCGTTCGTCGGCTTCGCACGCGATGTACACCGCGTCGATCGCCGGCGTGTCTTCGAACACCTCGAGTGACCATGCCGCCATGGGCTTGCCGGCGAGATCGAGCAGTTGCTTGGGCCGCCCGAGGCGATCACCGCGCCCCGCCGCGGCCAGGATAGCGGCGACGCTCATGCTTTTTTCGGTTTCGCGAAGATCATGCGGCCCGCCGCGGTCTGCAGCACGGATGTCACCTGCACTCCGACGGTCTCGCCGATCAAGCGCTTGCCGTTCTCGACGACGATCATGGTGCCGTCCTCGAGATAGCCGACCCCTTGGTTCTGTTCCTTGCCGTCCTTGACGATGTTGACCGACATCTCTTCGCCGGGCAGCACGACCGGCTTGATCGCGTTGGCCAGCTCGTTGACGTTGAGGATCGTCACGCCTTGCAGCCGCGCGACCCGGTTGAGATTGTAGTCGTTGGTCAGAATCGGAGCCTCCATTTCGCGCGCCAACGTCACGAGTTTGCTGTCGACGTCGCGCTCGGGCGCATCCTTGTCGATGATCTCCAGGCGCCCCGAGATTTCGCGCAGACGGTTGAGGATCTCAAGGCCGCGCCGGCCGCGCGCGCGGCGCATGGAATCCGAAGAGTCGGCGATGGCCTGCAGCTCCTTGAGCACGAACTTGGGCACGAGCAGACGTCCCTCGATGAAACCCGCTTGCACCACTTCGAGCACGCGCCCGTCCACGATGACCGACGTGTCGAGCAGTTTGGGCGGCGCCGCGCCGTCGCGCGGACCGGTGCGCACCCAGCTCGACAGGCGCTGGCGCACGCCGATGCGCAGGCCGGTGTACGCGAAGAACAGCGTGATGAGGATGTAGACGACGATCGAGATGATGGGACCGAAGCGCGGCATCTGGTTGATGGGTTGGAAGACGTCGCGCACCAAGAACGCGACGATCAGCCCGATGACGAGTCCGATCGCGCCCGAGAGCGCCTCGGCGGGCGCCATGCCCACGATCGA
This window harbors:
- a CDS encoding PIN domain-containing protein — translated: MCGLLGLAAGIELGRIPALASQTGTLAHLRDIGIPTLIALIGVAVSPYLAAAFERVSSAFEDSIVGMAPAEALSGAIGLVIGLIVAFLVRDVFQPINQMPRFGPIISIVVYILITLFFAYTGLRIGVRQRLSSWVRTGPRDGAAPPKLLDTSVIVDGRVLEVVQAGFIEGRLLVPKFVLKELQAIADSSDSMRRARGRRGLEILNRLREISGRLEIIDKDAPERDVDSKLVTLAREMEAPILTNDYNLNRVARLQGVTILNVNELANAIKPVVLPGEEMSVNIVKDGKEQNQGVGYLEDGTMIVVENGKRLIGETVGVQVTSVLQTAAGRMIFAKPKKA